From one Triticum urartu cultivar G1812 chromosome 3, Tu2.1, whole genome shotgun sequence genomic stretch:
- the LOC125546017 gene encoding protein LIFEGUARD 2-like translates to MKGGGDIEAGTAVPKGTTESPELRWALIRKIYVVLCLQLLLTAAVAVVFVKVSSIPRFFVSSYAGLGLYVFILVFPFVVLCPLHIYRQKHPINLLLLGVFTVAISFSVGLTCAFTSGKVILQAGILTIVVVLSLTAYTFWAARRGKDFSFLGPFLFASLMILLVFAFIQIFFPLGKLSHMIYGTLAALIFSGYIVYDTGSIIKRYKYDEYVWAAVTLYLDIINLFLGLLTLFRACDN, encoded by the exons ATGAAGGGCGGCGGCGATATCGAGGCGGGCACCGCGGTACCGAAGGGGACGACGGAGAGCCCCGAGCTGCGCTGGGCGCTCATCCGGAAGATCTACGTCGTCCTCTGCCTGCAGCTGCTCCTCACCGCCGCCGTCGCGGTCGTCTTCGTCAAAGTCAGCAGCATCCCGCGTTTCTTCGTCTCCTCCTACGCCGGCCTCGGGCTGTACGTCTTCATCCTCGTCTTCCCCTTCGTCG TGCTGTGCCCGCTGCACATCTACCGCCAGAAGCACCCAATCAACTTGCTGCTTCTTGGCGTCTTCACAGTGGCCATCAGCTTCTCTGTGGGCTTGACATGTGCCTTTACCAGTG GCAAGGTCATTTTGCAGGCTGGGATTCTTACAATTGTGGTTGTCTTGAGCCTCACTGCTTACACCTTCTGGGCTGCAAGGAGGGGCAAGGACTTTAGCTTCCTTGGTCCTTTCCTATTTGCTTCTCTGATGATTTTGCTCGTCTTTGCTTTCATTCAG ATCTTCTTCCCGCTGGGCAAGCTCTCTCACATGATCTATGGCACGCTGGCGGCACTCATCTTCAGTGGCTACATTGTCTATGACACGGGCAGCATCATCAAGCGTTACAAGTATGACGAGTATGTCTGGGCTGCCGTCACGCTCTACCTTGACATCATCAATCTGTTCCTGGGCCTGCTGACTCTGTTTAGGGCGTGTGACAACTAG